The Streptococcus sp. DTU_2020_1001019_1_SI_AUS_MUR_006 sequence GAATAGACACCTGCAGATACTTGACGAACATAACCAGCACGCAACATAAGGGCGTGGCTGATAACTTGAGCATCGCTTGGCATTTCGCGAAGCGTTGGGATAAGCATTTTACTTTGTTTCATAATTACTCCTCTAATTCTTAAAAGAAGGTTCGCATGATGTCGTTCCATGTTACAGCGAGCATCAATACGACCATAATGACAACTCCAACCAGAGTGACATAGGTTTCAATTTCTTGTTTTAGTGGTTTGCGACGGATCGCTTCTAGGATATTGAGCACGATTTTTCCACCATCTAGCGCAGGGATTGGAATCAAGTTAAAAATCCCGATATTGATGGAAATCATAGCCAAGAAGAACAAGACATTCTCAAGACCATTTTTAGCAGCATCACTACTTGCCTTAAAGATAGCAACAGGACCGCCTAGCTTATTCAAATCTGGTTGGAAGATCAAGCTTTTCAAAGCATTGAGAATACGCAAGGCTGAGTCAGCCGCACTTGTAAATCCACCCATAAACATGGACCAGATATCTGATTTGAGTCTTGGCTGAACACCCAGGATATAACGACCTTGACTTTCTTCAGGTGCCACACTCACTTGTTTTTCAGTTCCACTCTCAGCAATAGTCACATCCAAAACAGGCGCTGTTTTATCCTTGGTTTCTGCATCAACAGCCTGAATTAAATCTGCCCAGTTTGAAATCTCGTGACTGCCGACCTTAGTGATTTGGGCCGTATTTTCAACACCAACCTTAGCCAAAGCGCTATCTGGAATAATATTGAAGTTATTCGTTTGCGTATCACGAACACCGCCTTGCATGAAAATCAAGATCCAAAAAACGATGACTCCTAGAATAAAGTTATTCATAGGGCCAGCAAAGTTGGTGATCATTTTACCCCAGACAGTCGCATTTTGATATTGAACATCTAAAGGAGCGATACGAACTTCCGTTCCATCAGCTTCCACAATGGTCGCATCATGGTCTACTGAGAAGGTTTTCTCTTCTTCCAAGACCAAGCCTCTAATAAAGAGTTTGTCCTCAAAATCAAACTGAGTAACCTGCATAGGCAGAGCTGTCTGGTCAATCTTTTTACCAGAGAGATTGATACGCTTGACCTTGCCA is a genomic window containing:
- the rseP gene encoding RIP metalloprotease RseP: MIGLLTFILVFGITVVVHEFGHFYFAKKSGILVREFAIGMGPKIFAHIGKDGTAYTIRLLPLGGYVRMAGWGEDTTEIKTGTPASLTLAVDGKVKRINLSGKKIDQTALPMQVTQFDFEDKLFIRGLVLEEEKTFSVDHDATIVEADGTEVRIAPLDVQYQNATVWGKMITNFAGPMNNFILGVIVFWILIFMQGGVRDTQTNNFNIIPDSALAKVGVENTAQITKVGSHEISNWADLIQAVDAETKDKTAPVLDVTIAESGTEKQVSVAPEESQGRYILGVQPRLKSDIWSMFMGGFTSAADSALRILNALKSLIFQPDLNKLGGPVAIFKASSDAAKNGLENVLFFLAMISINIGIFNLIPIPALDGGKIVLNILEAIRRKPLKQEIETYVTLVGVVIMVVLMLAVTWNDIMRTFF